From a region of the Tachysurus fulvidraco isolate hzauxx_2018 chromosome 5, HZAU_PFXX_2.0, whole genome shotgun sequence genome:
- the si:ch73-193c12.2 gene encoding putative uncharacterized protein DDB_G0271982: MENGVGLTLEIGSTTVFKWTDANTAELIVWRVTNNSLFTGKKNTALRAFELFVKEKRLEGKVTPAWVKKKWENLRQKYKDIKSLSMMGGDPLVTPWKWYTVMDQALSGELTMAHSLLSNLSNLSNLSNLSSTSSPFPVPVSSSGQDAPPAKKRKEQYWLAALQELERRQEERERRAAEREEERERRAAEREEERERRAAEREEERERQALDREKKREHELLSRQDRWEMELQAREERREREYRDREERRDREAAAREDRLFKLLETFMSKQYNTH; this comes from the exons atggaGAATGGAGTAGGCCTAACGTTAGAGATTGGATCCACTACAGTCTTTAAAT GGACTGACGCGAACACAGCAGAGCTGATTGTGTGGCGCGTCACTAATAACAGCTTGTTCACGGGGAAGAAGAACACCGCCCTGAGAGCCTTCGA GTTGTTTGTGAAGGAGAAACGGCTGGAGGGTAAAGTGACTCCAGCATGGGTGAAAAAGAAGTGGGAGAACTTAAGACAGAAATATaag GATATCAAGAGCCTCAGTATGATGGGAGGTGACCCGCTAGTGACTCCTTGGAAGTGGTACACCGTGATGGATCAGGCTCTGAGTGGTGAGCTCACTATGGCTCACTCACTTCTGTCTAATCTGTCCAACCTGTCTAACCTATCCAACTTGTCAAGCACATCCAGCCCTTTCCCTGTCCCTGTGTCCTCATCTGGCCAGGATGCTCCTCCTGCTAAGAAGAGGAAGGAGCAGTACTGGCTCGCTGCTCTGCAGGAGCTTGAGAGGAGGCAGGAGGAGCGCGAGAGGCGTGCTGCAGAGAGGGAGGAGGAAAGGGAGAGGCGGGCAGCCGAAAGAGAAGAAGAGCGGGAGAGACGGGCAGCTGAgcgagaggaggagagagagaggcaggctCTGGATCGAGAGAAGAAGAGGGAGCATGAGCTGCTCTCAAGGCAGGACCGTTGGGAGATGGAGCTGCAAgccagagaggagaggagagagagggagtacagagacagagaggagcgGAGGGATCGAGAAGCCGCTGCCAGGGAGGACCGACTGTTCAAGCTCCTTGAGACGTTCATGTCTAAACAATACAACACGCATTGA